The proteins below are encoded in one region of Lactuca sativa cultivar Salinas chromosome 3, Lsat_Salinas_v11, whole genome shotgun sequence:
- the LOC111905193 gene encoding D-galacturonate reductase: MENIPKIMISSSDGPRAMPVIGMGTATLTACSDEVKVAVIEAIKMGYRHFDTAALYQTENPVGEAIRDALRLGLINSRSELFITTKLWCNSTERHLVIPAMKESLRNLGLEYVDLYLIHWPLKLNQEHFKVPVPKDCIGTIDIKAVWEAMEECQNLGLTKSIGVSNFSSRKIQEILSFSKIPPAVNQVEMNPLWQQKQLNQFCKENNIILTAYSPLGAIGNAWGDNRVIECDVLQDIAMSKGKTTAQISLRWLYEQGVSFVVKSFNTKRMKQNLDIFNWSLSADELNKISYIPQRKNVYLIGMMMSEHNDVMADIDDEL, from the exons ATGGAAAACATTCCGAAGATAATGATAAGCTCTTCCGATGGTCCTCGGGCCATGCCAGTGATCGGAATGGGCACAGCAACACTGACCGCATGTAGTGATGAGGTTAAGGTGGCGGTTATTGAGGCCATCAAGATGGGTTATCGCCACTTTGACACAGCGGCACTCTACCAAACTGAGAACCCTGTTGGAGAAGCCATCAGAGACGCCCTCAGACTTGGTCTCATAAACTCCCGCTCTGAGCTTTTTATTACGACTAAGCTGTGGTGTAATTCCACCGAACGCCATCTTGTCATACCTGCAATGAAGGAGAGTCTCCG GAATTTGGGGCTCGAGTATGTAGATCTGTATTTGATACATTGGCCATTAAAGCTCAACCAAGAGCATTTCAAAGTCCCGGTTCCAAAAGATTGCATAGGCACAATTGATATCAAGGCCGTTTGGGAAGCAATGGAAGAGTGTCAAAATCTCGGACTTACCAAATCCATTGGCGTTAGCAATTTTTCTTCACGAAAGATTCAAGAAATTCTTTCCTTCTCTAAAATCCCTCCAGCGGTTAACCAG GTTGAGATGAATCCACTTTGGCAACAAAAACAACTCAATCAATTTTGCAAAGAGAACAACATCATTCTCACCGCTTACTCCCCTTTAGGAGCAATCGGCAATGCTTGGGGAGATAATCGGGTAATCGAGTGTGATGTTCTCCAAGATATTGCTATGTCCAAAGGAAAGACAACAGCTCAG ATTTCTTTAAGATGGTTATATGAGCAAGGTGTCAGCTTTGTAGTAAAGAGTTTCAATACAAAAAGGATGAAGCAAAACCTTGACATATTCAATTGGTCACTGAGTGCCGATGAGCTTAACAAAATCAGCTATATTCCTCAGCGCAAGAATGTTTATTTAATTGGTATGATGATGAGTGAGCATAACGATGTAATGGCTGATATTGACGATGAGCTTTGA